A single region of the Marinobacter nanhaiticus D15-8W genome encodes:
- the tssA gene encoding type VI secretion system protein TssA, translated as MMQAVEEHPYVEQVIAPLAGDATCGEALGEDAALEFLENEIMKIGSLAHTGIDWAKVERESLRLLSDQSKDLKVLGFLLLALQRGGNGERFALSVHLLCEVMESWWTEAWPYPGEKGARPRRLMFGQMMQRAGAEVDKIAFDSAVGDGRSFCLARLDKLAELAEAQSIPTDGVLDLKRTIKNMPEVGQAAGNSGSAKAASSPSNQPAPAAEPVASATTSSLGSLTLDPKNERGTRQSLLKVADLLTELSPTSPLGYQLRRYAIWQAITTAPPARDGVRSDLAAVSADRVSEYLDSLARGGDMALWGRIEQSLAVSPFWLEGHYLSAQAAEAVGQPKCAEAIRVALKEFIERLPALAEMTFSDGTPFLPKAVGEWILTSGVSGSNGSGSDWEAAYESAQDVLKQKGLAPAMQLLEDGLADAREPRSQFYWRLMSADLLRDSGMKTLARQQVADLRAQTQDMKLEDWEPSLMAHLERLG; from the coding sequence ATGATGCAAGCGGTTGAAGAACATCCATACGTAGAGCAGGTCATCGCGCCCCTGGCGGGCGATGCAACTTGTGGTGAGGCCCTGGGGGAAGACGCGGCACTTGAGTTCCTCGAGAACGAGATTATGAAGATCGGCTCGCTCGCGCATACCGGTATCGACTGGGCCAAGGTCGAACGTGAATCCCTGCGGCTGCTGTCGGATCAGTCCAAGGATCTGAAAGTGCTGGGTTTCCTGTTGCTGGCCTTGCAGCGTGGGGGTAATGGCGAGCGCTTTGCCCTGTCCGTTCACCTGCTGTGCGAGGTCATGGAGAGCTGGTGGACAGAGGCATGGCCCTATCCCGGCGAGAAAGGTGCGCGTCCACGCCGGCTGATGTTTGGCCAGATGATGCAGCGTGCCGGGGCGGAAGTGGACAAGATCGCCTTCGATAGCGCGGTCGGTGATGGTCGAAGTTTCTGCCTGGCACGGCTGGATAAACTCGCTGAGTTGGCAGAGGCCCAGTCCATTCCGACGGACGGCGTGTTGGACCTCAAGCGCACTATCAAGAATATGCCGGAGGTCGGACAGGCCGCTGGCAACTCTGGATCAGCAAAGGCGGCGAGCAGCCCCAGCAACCAGCCGGCTCCCGCAGCTGAACCGGTGGCGTCGGCAACCACGTCATCATTGGGCAGCCTGACGCTCGATCCGAAGAATGAGCGAGGCACTCGCCAGAGCCTGCTGAAAGTCGCTGACCTTCTGACCGAGTTGTCACCGACATCGCCCCTGGGCTACCAGTTACGCCGCTACGCGATCTGGCAGGCTATCACCACGGCGCCGCCCGCCCGCGACGGCGTCCGTAGCGACCTGGCGGCAGTCAGCGCCGACCGCGTCTCCGAGTATCTGGACAGCCTGGCGCGTGGCGGTGATATGGCACTTTGGGGCCGCATCGAACAGAGCCTGGCTGTAAGTCCGTTTTGGCTCGAAGGTCACTACCTTAGCGCTCAGGCTGCCGAGGCGGTGGGGCAACCGAAATGCGCGGAAGCCATTCGTGTGGCGCTCAAGGAATTTATCGAACGTCTGCCGGCTCTGGCGGAGATGACGTTCTCCGACGGCACGCCTTTCCTGCCCAAGGCGGTTGGTGAGTGGATACTTACCAGTGGCGTGTCGGGAAGCAATGGCAGCGGATCGGATTGGGAAGCCGCTTATGAATCCGCGCAGGACGTGCTCAAACAGAAAGGCCTGGCTCCTGCCATGCAATTGCTGGAAGACGGTCTGGCGGACGCTCGTGAGCCCCGATCGCAATTCTACTGGCGGCTGATGAGTGCCGACCTGCTGCGTGACAGCGGCATGAAGACCCTGGCCCGCCAGCAGGTCGCGGATCTACGGGCACAAACCCAGGATATGAAACTGGAAGATTGGGAGCCCTCTTTGATGGCTCATCTGGAACGCCTGGGCTGA
- the vasI gene encoding type VI secretion system-associated protein VasI, which translates to MKSIKQYTLWAALMVGCSGVASGTPADDAFMAAQECTQETARLERLACFDAVFETPVHAEAEAQAVMPGRQPNEWLAAYAQETRRTPEDGALRGQGDAGEMVTLPALGAVPPRPLLTVRCDNNITHFALMLPKPTSAERVRMTLTSGATRQAQMWRVRDDGFVVSGGRGLPAIDTIKTLINASSLALAAGESAVDGLVFDLAGLREALGPLRKQCGW; encoded by the coding sequence ATGAAGTCGATCAAGCAATACACGCTTTGGGCCGCGCTGATGGTCGGTTGTTCTGGCGTGGCCAGTGGGACCCCGGCGGACGACGCCTTCATGGCAGCCCAGGAGTGTACCCAGGAAACCGCGCGCCTGGAGCGCCTGGCCTGCTTCGACGCGGTCTTTGAAACGCCGGTGCATGCCGAGGCGGAAGCCCAGGCGGTGATGCCGGGCCGCCAGCCCAACGAATGGCTGGCCGCTTATGCCCAGGAAACCCGGCGTACGCCGGAAGATGGCGCACTACGTGGCCAGGGCGATGCCGGCGAGATGGTCACGCTTCCGGCCCTGGGAGCCGTGCCGCCGCGACCGCTGTTGACGGTGCGTTGCGACAACAACATCACCCATTTCGCGTTGATGCTCCCGAAGCCTACCTCCGCAGAACGGGTACGTATGACGCTCACTTCCGGCGCCACGCGCCAAGCCCAGATGTGGCGCGTGCGGGACGACGGTTTCGTGGTCAGTGGCGGCCGCGGGCTGCCCGCCATCGACACCATCAAGACGTTGATCAACGCATCGAGTCTCGCGCTGGCGGCGGGTGAATCGGCGGTCGACGGCCTGGTGTTTGACCTGGCAGGTTTGCGGGAAGCGCTGGGGCCTCTGCGTAAGCAGTGTGGCTGGTAA
- a CDS encoding sigma-54 interaction domain-containing protein has protein sequence MGRMQMELHTGIELAVDLIRQPDRTALLASATAHMERLFGITRGWLLELDASGRALICPRLDAALRFECDDFSHPFSHVLREAQPRALSSASCARLDHAGLTALFEASRGADSIWIQPLMQDDKRTLGILVLCGQDPVWDAVIGQPLFEGMLAVLVHQWAAHLERDDRVWQQRLLSRSLNSMKDTESERQKNALLAESLVGPSTAMEDLRGQIIRAAGSQLSVLVQGETGCGKDLVARGIHEFSDRKDGPFVVVNCAAIPDSLLENELFGHTKGAFSGADAAKEGLLAQADGGTLFLDEIGDMPMALQSKLLRVLETRQFRPLGAREEMHSNFRLVAATHQPLQIRIQDGEFRRDLFYRLSQFPIRVLPLRDRPEDLELLCRHFIHGFREREGNGPLGISSHALEYLKQYGFPGNVRELRNVIEFACLQTPEHEDIQVEDLRLDMMATQETAVAEPEAGYIPQPGVPAMHEIDDLRAASQAFEAAIISARLRQFRGNRAQAAESLGLPKRTLAHKCQKFNVSEAG, from the coding sequence ATGGGACGGATGCAGATGGAACTGCACACCGGAATTGAACTTGCAGTGGACCTGATTCGCCAGCCGGATCGGACAGCCCTATTGGCAAGCGCGACAGCCCACATGGAGCGGTTGTTCGGCATCACCCGTGGTTGGCTGCTGGAACTGGATGCCAGCGGTCGGGCGTTGATCTGCCCGCGGCTCGATGCAGCACTGCGTTTCGAGTGCGACGACTTCTCGCATCCGTTTTCCCATGTCTTGCGCGAGGCCCAGCCCCGCGCTTTGTCGTCCGCAAGCTGCGCGAGGCTGGACCATGCTGGCCTGACGGCGCTATTCGAAGCCAGCCGAGGTGCGGACTCCATCTGGATTCAGCCGCTGATGCAGGACGACAAACGCACCCTCGGCATCCTGGTGTTGTGTGGTCAGGATCCGGTCTGGGACGCGGTGATTGGTCAGCCGCTGTTCGAGGGCATGCTGGCAGTGCTGGTTCACCAGTGGGCCGCGCATCTGGAACGCGACGACCGGGTCTGGCAGCAGCGCCTGCTCAGCCGTTCTCTCAACTCGATGAAAGATACTGAAAGCGAACGCCAGAAGAATGCGTTGCTGGCCGAATCCCTGGTCGGTCCGTCCACGGCAATGGAGGATCTTCGTGGCCAGATCATCCGCGCCGCAGGCAGCCAGCTGTCTGTACTGGTGCAGGGCGAAACCGGGTGCGGCAAAGATCTCGTCGCCCGGGGCATTCATGAGTTTTCTGACCGCAAGGACGGCCCGTTCGTGGTGGTGAACTGTGCGGCCATCCCCGACAGCCTGCTCGAGAACGAGCTTTTTGGCCACACGAAAGGTGCTTTTTCCGGCGCCGATGCCGCTAAAGAGGGGCTGCTGGCCCAGGCCGATGGCGGCACGCTGTTCCTGGACGAAATCGGCGATATGCCGATGGCACTGCAGTCCAAGCTGCTGCGGGTGCTCGAAACCCGCCAGTTCCGCCCCTTGGGCGCACGGGAGGAAATGCACTCGAACTTTCGCCTGGTCGCGGCGACGCACCAGCCGCTACAGATCCGTATCCAGGACGGCGAGTTCCGGCGCGACCTGTTCTATCGATTGAGCCAGTTCCCCATTCGGGTCTTGCCCCTGCGGGATCGTCCGGAGGACTTGGAGCTTTTATGCCGGCATTTCATCCATGGCTTCCGTGAACGGGAAGGCAACGGCCCGCTCGGGATCAGCAGCCATGCGCTGGAATACCTCAAGCAATACGGCTTTCCGGGCAATGTGCGCGAACTGCGTAACGTCATCGAGTTTGCCTGCCTGCAAACGCCGGAGCACGAGGACATCCAGGTCGAAGATCTGCGACTCGACATGATGGCGACACAGGAAACAGCCGTGGCCGAACCCGAAGCAGGGTACATCCCTCAGCCCGGTGTACCTGCCATGCATGAGATCGACGACTTGCGTGCGGCATCCCAAGCATTCGAGGCCGCCATCATCAGTGCCCGCTTGCGCCAGTTCCGCGGCAATCGCGCCCAGGCCGCCGAGAGTCTGGGGCTGCCCAAGCGCACGCTGGCCCATAAGTGCCAGAAGTTCAATGTATCGGAGGCAGGATGA
- the tssH gene encoding type VI secretion system ATPase TssH, producing MLRVELPALIGRLNDICREGLEASAALCIARQGAEITPAHLLFKLLETPYSDIRLMLDQAGIDHLSLQPIVGQSLEGGPQTAEAYPSFSPLLIELIQDAWLLASTELEHQQLRSGAIFLALLINADRYLMPQVSRALAGLNREHLKRQFATVTRGSIEWPVEASEPGQGAKVAAADESMLSRYASDFTQRARDEELDPVLCRDVEIDQMIDILCRRRKNNPIVVGDAGVGKSAVVEGLALRIVAGDVPDRLKDVALWALDLGAMQAGASVKGEFEKRLKGVIEAVKDSPTPIILFIDEAHTLIGAGNSEGGSDAANLLKPALARGELCTIAATTWREYKKYFEKDPALSRRFQPVALGEPTTEQAVHILRGLRTVYEKAHQVLIDDSALKSAAELSARYLAGRQLPDKAIDVLDTAAARVSLNLSTPPRRLSHVRSELHQLQMEQDLLNRQAHLGQSADPERRDLVRDTVESLHSEAEQLQERWEAQRQLVSQLVDVRKQLLTPETPVEEGVEDTVEPVDYDALRDQAAALQQELDQLQTDEPLVHALVDTRQVAEVIADWTGIPVNRMTADELQKITHLPEHLEAYIKGQDPAIKALHQHLLTARADLRRPGRPMGAFLLVGPSGVGKTETVVQLADLLYGGRQFLTTINMSEYQEKHTVSRLIGSPPGYVGFGEGGILTEAIRQKPYSVVLLDEVEKAHPEVLNLFYQAFDKGELADGEGRLINCQNVVFFLTSNLGYETIVQHAEREEGVDTEALDNALYPVLADFFKPALLARMEVVPYLPLGEDTLNRIVGDKLARLADQIRERYRTDVVLDDGLVEAIRSRATRSENGARMLESIIEGELLPPVSLALLEKLAAREAVTEVRLGLDEGRFTGTVS from the coding sequence ATGCTTCGGGTTGAATTACCGGCGCTCATCGGACGCCTCAACGACATCTGCCGCGAGGGGCTGGAAGCCTCGGCGGCGCTGTGTATCGCACGCCAGGGCGCGGAAATCACGCCTGCACACCTGCTGTTCAAGCTGTTGGAAACGCCGTATTCCGACATTCGGCTCATGTTGGATCAGGCGGGAATCGACCACCTGAGCTTGCAGCCGATCGTTGGGCAAAGTCTGGAAGGTGGCCCGCAAACGGCGGAAGCCTACCCCTCTTTCTCGCCGTTGCTGATCGAACTGATCCAGGATGCCTGGCTGCTGGCGTCAACCGAGCTCGAGCATCAGCAACTGCGTTCCGGCGCCATCTTCCTGGCCCTGCTCATCAATGCCGACCGTTACCTGATGCCCCAAGTCAGCCGCGCGCTGGCGGGCCTGAACCGGGAGCACCTGAAGCGCCAGTTCGCCACAGTGACCCGCGGTTCCATCGAATGGCCGGTCGAAGCCAGTGAGCCGGGGCAGGGCGCCAAGGTCGCCGCTGCCGACGAATCGATGCTCAGCCGCTATGCCAGCGATTTTACCCAGCGGGCGCGGGACGAGGAGCTGGATCCGGTGCTGTGCCGTGACGTCGAGATCGACCAGATGATCGATATCCTCTGCCGTCGCCGCAAGAACAACCCGATTGTCGTCGGCGACGCGGGCGTGGGTAAAAGCGCGGTAGTCGAAGGCCTGGCCTTGCGAATCGTGGCCGGCGACGTACCGGATCGCCTGAAAGATGTCGCCCTATGGGCGCTGGATTTGGGCGCAATGCAGGCCGGTGCTTCGGTGAAAGGTGAGTTCGAGAAGCGTTTGAAAGGCGTGATCGAGGCGGTGAAGGATTCACCGACGCCGATCATCCTGTTCATCGACGAAGCTCACACCCTGATCGGTGCTGGCAATAGCGAAGGCGGTTCCGACGCCGCCAACCTGCTCAAGCCGGCCCTGGCGCGGGGAGAACTTTGCACCATCGCCGCCACCACCTGGCGCGAGTACAAGAAATACTTCGAGAAAGATCCGGCCCTGAGCCGTCGCTTCCAGCCGGTTGCGCTGGGTGAGCCGACCACCGAACAGGCGGTGCATATCCTGCGTGGCCTGCGCACGGTCTACGAAAAGGCGCACCAGGTACTGATCGATGACTCTGCGCTAAAATCAGCCGCCGAACTCTCCGCCCGCTACCTGGCCGGTCGCCAACTACCAGACAAGGCTATCGATGTGCTGGATACGGCCGCTGCGCGGGTCAGTCTCAACCTGAGCACGCCGCCGCGTCGCCTGAGCCATGTGCGTAGCGAGTTACATCAACTGCAGATGGAGCAGGACCTGCTCAACCGTCAGGCCCACCTGGGACAGTCCGCTGATCCGGAGCGTCGCGACTTGGTTCGCGATACGGTCGAATCCCTCCACTCCGAAGCCGAACAGTTGCAGGAGCGTTGGGAAGCCCAGCGTCAGCTCGTGTCTCAGCTCGTGGATGTACGTAAGCAATTACTAACGCCTGAGACCCCTGTTGAAGAGGGCGTGGAAGATACAGTCGAGCCCGTAGATTACGATGCCCTGCGGGACCAGGCCGCTGCACTGCAACAGGAACTGGACCAACTGCAAACTGACGAGCCACTGGTTCACGCCTTGGTCGATACCCGCCAGGTAGCGGAAGTCATCGCTGACTGGACCGGTATCCCCGTCAATCGCATGACAGCTGACGAACTGCAGAAAATCACCCACCTGCCAGAGCACCTGGAAGCTTATATCAAGGGCCAGGACCCGGCGATCAAGGCGCTGCACCAGCATCTGCTGACGGCACGTGCCGATCTGCGTCGTCCGGGACGGCCCATGGGTGCCTTCCTGCTGGTGGGTCCAAGCGGCGTGGGCAAGACCGAAACCGTGGTCCAATTGGCCGATCTGCTCTACGGCGGCCGCCAGTTCCTGACCACCATCAACATGTCCGAGTACCAGGAGAAGCACACGGTTTCTCGCCTGATCGGTTCACCGCCGGGCTATGTGGGCTTTGGCGAGGGAGGCATCCTTACCGAGGCCATTCGCCAGAAGCCCTATTCTGTCGTGCTGCTGGACGAAGTCGAAAAGGCGCATCCAGAGGTGCTCAACCTGTTCTACCAGGCGTTCGACAAGGGCGAACTGGCTGACGGCGAAGGCCGCTTGATCAACTGCCAGAACGTGGTCTTCTTCCTGACCTCCAACCTCGGCTACGAAACCATCGTGCAGCACGCCGAGCGTGAAGAGGGCGTGGATACCGAAGCCTTGGATAACGCGCTCTATCCAGTCCTGGCGGACTTCTTCAAGCCTGCCCTGCTCGCGCGTATGGAAGTGGTCCCTTACCTGCCGCTAGGCGAAGACACTCTCAACCGGATCGTCGGTGACAAGCTGGCGCGCCTGGCTGACCAGATTCGCGAGCGCTACCGCACCGACGTCGTGCTGGATGATGGCCTGGTGGAAGCAATCCGCAGCCGTGCCACCCGCAGCGAGAACGGAGCGCGCATGCTCGAATCGATCATCGAGGGTGAATTGCTACCGCCGGTGTCGCTGGCGTTGCTGGAAAAACTGGCGGCCCGGGAGGCCGTCACTGAAGTACGCCTGGGATTGGACGAAGGGCGTTTCACTGGAACGGTCAGCTAA
- the icmH gene encoding type IVB secretion system protein IcmH/DotU, which yields MDDASVMDAPQQDTFGKLLFDEPAEMTTTADETFRLRGYEHNRLVDAATPLLGLVIRVRRLADFNRVPELYQQVVDEVTDIDRELIEQGYERPTVVAYRYVLCAFIDEAVLGTDWGAHSVWSQQSLLSRFHNETWGGEKVFAILSRMEQEPDRYRDMLEFIYLTLCLGFEGRYKVMENGRDEYERIIAGLYRQIADLRDGEPPEQLGNALEHVTPARNRFRNGLPLWGIFGLFVGAMATVYTLYSIALDERIKDVLGVLAQLPK from the coding sequence ATGGACGATGCAAGCGTCATGGATGCGCCACAACAGGATACCTTCGGCAAGCTGCTATTCGACGAGCCGGCCGAGATGACGACCACCGCCGACGAAACCTTCCGTCTGCGGGGTTATGAGCACAACCGACTGGTAGACGCCGCCACTCCGCTGCTGGGGCTGGTGATTCGGGTGCGCCGGCTGGCGGACTTCAACCGGGTGCCGGAGCTCTACCAGCAAGTCGTCGATGAAGTCACCGACATCGACCGGGAACTCATCGAGCAGGGTTATGAGCGCCCCACGGTCGTGGCCTACCGCTACGTGCTCTGCGCGTTTATCGACGAGGCGGTGCTGGGTACGGATTGGGGTGCGCACAGTGTCTGGTCGCAACAGTCGTTGCTGTCGCGGTTCCATAACGAGACCTGGGGCGGCGAGAAAGTGTTCGCCATTCTTTCCCGCATGGAGCAGGAGCCCGATCGCTACCGGGACATGCTCGAGTTTATCTACCTGACCCTGTGTCTGGGCTTCGAAGGCCGCTACAAGGTGATGGAAAACGGCCGCGACGAGTACGAGCGCATCATCGCCGGCCTCTACCGCCAGATTGCCGACCTGCGGGATGGTGAGCCGCCGGAGCAGTTGGGCAACGCCCTAGAACATGTCACTCCGGCTCGCAATCGTTTCCGTAATGGGCTGCCACTGTGGGGCATCTTCGGATTGTTCGTGGGCGCGATGGCCACGGTCTATACCCTCTACAGCATTGCATTGGACGAGCGCATCAAGGACGTGCTCGGCGTGTTGGCGCAACTGCCGAAATAG
- the tssK gene encoding type VI secretion system baseplate subunit TssK: MSAHNRVVWSDGLFIKPQHFQQQQRYLEHQINERALAVSDYLYGFSELQLNDEYLSFGRIGLVRANGLFPDGTRFNLPGEDAMPEPLEITDASVANQVVYLALPLGTDSLAEVEWPESGVSARFKAQSSEVRDLHSIDGDAHAIDIAKVNPRLMLEREDRSAYAALAIGRILEKRPDGSLVMDPSFMPTMLSVRAAPKLQRFVGEMAGLMRERAKNIAERVGSPNQGGVADVSDFMLLQMLNRAHPRFMHLARLRQLHPERLYEALLELCGELVTFTDENRLPQEHAAYDHDLPEDSFSPLMQVLRQSLSTVLEPRAMAIQLQQRQYGLTVAPIQDTQLVGQAEFILAVRADMPTDDLRKQFVQQCKVASVEKIRDLISLQLPGIPLMPLPVAPRQLPYHAGFTYFQLDARSQAWQMLENGSGFAFHVAGDFPGIEMQFWAIRS, from the coding sequence ATGTCGGCACACAATCGCGTAGTGTGGAGTGACGGGCTGTTTATCAAGCCTCAGCACTTCCAACAGCAGCAACGTTACCTCGAGCATCAGATCAATGAGCGGGCGCTGGCGGTATCGGATTACCTCTATGGCTTCAGCGAACTTCAGCTCAACGATGAATACCTGAGCTTCGGCCGTATCGGCCTGGTGCGGGCCAATGGCCTGTTCCCCGATGGCACCCGGTTCAACCTGCCCGGCGAAGACGCCATGCCCGAGCCGCTGGAAATCACCGATGCCTCGGTAGCCAACCAGGTGGTTTACCTGGCCCTGCCGCTTGGCACCGACAGCCTGGCGGAGGTGGAATGGCCCGAGTCTGGTGTTTCCGCTCGCTTCAAGGCCCAGTCGTCAGAAGTCCGCGACCTGCATTCCATCGATGGCGACGCCCATGCCATCGACATTGCCAAGGTGAACCCGCGCCTGATGCTGGAGCGGGAAGATCGCAGCGCCTACGCTGCCCTGGCGATCGGCCGTATCCTCGAGAAACGCCCGGATGGCAGCCTGGTCATGGATCCGAGCTTCATGCCTACCATGCTGAGCGTCCGCGCCGCACCCAAGCTTCAGCGCTTCGTCGGCGAAATGGCGGGGTTGATGCGCGAACGGGCGAAGAATATCGCCGAGCGTGTCGGTTCGCCGAATCAGGGCGGCGTCGCCGACGTATCCGACTTCATGCTGCTGCAGATGCTCAATCGCGCCCATCCGCGTTTCATGCACCTGGCCCGCCTGCGCCAACTGCATCCGGAGCGTCTGTATGAAGCGCTGCTGGAACTTTGTGGCGAACTGGTGACGTTTACCGACGAGAACAGGTTGCCCCAGGAGCATGCGGCCTACGACCACGACCTGCCGGAAGACTCCTTCAGTCCGTTGATGCAGGTGCTGCGTCAGTCCCTGAGCACCGTGCTCGAACCGCGGGCCATGGCGATCCAGCTGCAGCAGCGCCAGTACGGTCTTACTGTGGCGCCGATCCAGGATACCCAACTGGTCGGCCAGGCGGAATTTATCCTGGCGGTGCGCGCGGATATGCCCACGGACGATCTGCGTAAGCAGTTCGTGCAGCAGTGCAAGGTGGCTTCTGTCGAGAAAATCCGCGATCTGATCAGCCTGCAGCTGCCGGGCATCCCCCTTATGCCGCTACCGGTCGCGCCGCGTCAGTTGCCGTATCACGCCGGCTTCACGTACTTCCAGCTCGATGCGCGCAGCCAGGCGTGGCAGATGTTGGAGAATGGCAGCGGCTTCGCATTCCACGTGGCTGGGGACTTCCCCGGTATCGAAATGCAGTTCTGGGCGATCAGGAGCTAG
- the tssJ gene encoding type VI secretion system lipoprotein TssJ, whose protein sequence is MKMSKWILLSVVIGLAGCSTPYKAVTKTAKVLWDPDIPVGEPEDLPSRVDLTMLAEPDVNPNEAMQPTPINFQIIEMEDSSMIMAADFDQLLTDLEDSLGNNYIDHSDYTMLPGQFKFIEPFEIDSDTRYIGVIAFYAYPNQSQWKKVVKVDPIGGDYHILVNLRDRDVIMQKAED, encoded by the coding sequence GTGAAAATGAGCAAATGGATTTTGCTGAGTGTTGTTATCGGCCTGGCCGGCTGCAGCACGCCCTATAAAGCCGTCACCAAGACCGCGAAGGTACTGTGGGATCCCGATATCCCGGTCGGTGAGCCGGAAGATCTGCCCAGCCGCGTGGACCTGACCATGCTGGCCGAGCCTGACGTGAACCCGAACGAGGCGATGCAGCCGACCCCGATCAATTTCCAGATCATTGAAATGGAAGACAGCTCCATGATCATGGCGGCGGATTTTGACCAGCTGCTGACCGATCTTGAGGATTCCCTGGGTAATAACTATATCGACCATTCCGATTACACGATGCTGCCCGGGCAGTTCAAGTTTATCGAGCCCTTCGAGATCGATTCGGACACGCGCTACATTGGGGTGATTGCCTTTTATGCCTACCCGAACCAGTCCCAGTGGAAGAAGGTGGTTAAGGTCGACCCCATCGGTGGGGACTATCATATCCTGGTCAACCTGCGTGACCGTGACGTGATCATGCAGAAGGCGGAAGACTGA
- the tagH gene encoding type VI secretion system-associated FHA domain protein TagH codes for MDATQTKLRLTISNPREVGGGADIACEFGVKGGSIGSATSDTWRLSPHRTGVVSGHAEIRWIDGQFCLIDRSGRTYINSASLPVGRGRRARLVAGDKLRLGKYEVQADLVKGAATAMASIEGEADDPSLVNTPEGSLYQYDGDQPRQSDPLDHLDPAPSEREQRDPMEGFTYQDRETVAEEKRPELLNDDPAWRGSVPETSDPYMDERERALRLPVINGGQRNMDEVRTEHSHQTHHRHEDSEQSRKHISGAPLLRGMDTDLRFNDSDDMRLFLEEAGQTLNATIQGLLDLHQHEDSRHRALRTRLQPIEDNPLRLGQDYESTMQTLFASERSPVHLSAPAAVTESLAGLRDHQQATQAAIGEALNAILHAFSPENLLRRFHGYRRGLQTNESEPAWAWEMYKHYYEELRSSRQRGFERLFEEVFEQAYDHHLRQLQRESTL; via the coding sequence ATGGACGCAACCCAGACAAAACTCAGGCTGACCATCAGTAACCCCCGGGAAGTCGGTGGCGGCGCGGATATCGCCTGCGAATTCGGCGTAAAGGGCGGTTCGATCGGTTCGGCGACCAGCGATACCTGGCGCCTTTCGCCCCATCGCACCGGCGTGGTATCCGGTCATGCCGAAATCCGCTGGATTGATGGACAGTTCTGCCTGATCGACCGCTCCGGCCGCACCTACATCAACAGCGCCAGCCTGCCGGTCGGCCGCGGACGCCGCGCGCGGCTGGTGGCCGGCGACAAGTTGCGCCTGGGCAAGTACGAAGTACAGGCGGATCTGGTCAAGGGGGCTGCGACGGCGATGGCTTCGATAGAAGGCGAAGCGGACGACCCTTCGTTGGTGAATACGCCGGAAGGATCGCTGTACCAGTACGACGGCGACCAGCCGCGTCAGTCCGATCCGCTGGACCACCTGGACCCCGCGCCCAGCGAACGGGAACAGCGTGACCCAATGGAAGGCTTCACTTACCAGGATCGTGAAACGGTCGCCGAAGAGAAGCGTCCGGAACTGTTGAACGACGACCCGGCCTGGCGCGGCAGCGTGCCGGAGACCAGCGACCCCTACATGGACGAGCGGGAACGGGCCCTACGCCTGCCCGTGATCAACGGAGGACAGCGGAACATGGATGAGGTCCGCACAGAGCATTCCCATCAGACTCACCATCGTCACGAAGACAGTGAACAAAGCCGCAAACACATCAGTGGTGCGCCCTTGCTGCGCGGTATGGACACCGACCTGCGCTTCAATGACAGCGACGACATGCGCCTGTTCCTTGAAGAAGCCGGCCAGACCCTGAATGCCACTATCCAGGGCCTGTTGGACTTACACCAGCACGAAGACAGTCGTCACCGTGCCCTGCGCACCCGTCTGCAGCCGATCGAGGACAATCCGCTGCGCCTGGGCCAGGACTACGAGAGCACGATGCAGACCCTGTTCGCCAGCGAACGTAGCCCGGTGCACCTGTCCGCGCCGGCCGCAGTCACCGAGAGCCTGGCGGGGCTGCGCGATCATCAGCAGGCGACACAGGCCGCTATCGGCGAGGCGCTCAACGCCATCCTGCACGCCTTCTCACCGGAAAACTTGCTGCGCCGGTTCCACGGATACCGTCGAGGTCTGCAAACCAACGAAAGCGAGCCGGCCTGGGCCTGGGAAATGTACAAGCACTATTACGAGGAACTCAGATCCAGCCGTCAGCGCGGGTTTGAGCGTCTGTTCGAGGAGGTCTTCGAGCAGGCCTACGATCATCATCTGAGACAGCTACAGAGGGAGTCGACGCTGTGA